The Haloarcula rubripromontorii region CGTGGATCGTGTTCGCCATCATCTGGCTTGGACTCGGTCACACCGGTGCGGCCTTTATTGTGTTCATCGGTGCATTTTGGATTACGTTCTATAATGCGTACGAGGGGGTAGAGAACGCCTCGAACGAGCTAATCGAGGTCGCTACGACGCTGGGTGTCGATAGCAATCGCCGGCTGCTGTGGCGGGTCGTCATTCCAGATGCGTTACCGGGGATTCTGACCGGAGTCCGTACGAGCGTCGGCCAGTGCTGGATGATGGTGATTGCAGCCGAGTTGTTCGGCGCGCCCGGTGTCGGGTACGAAATTATCACGAGCGCAAATAACCTCGCGATGGCGCGTAGCATCGCGTATATGCTGGTGATTAGTGTGGTGTTCCTGCTCAGCGACTGGGGCGTCCGGCGAGTCCGTGCCCACCTCCTCGACTGGCAACAATGAGGGACAGTACGGATACCGTAATCGCCATCGACGGGGTCGCCAAGCAGTACAAGAGGGACGGCAGAAGTACTACAGCCCTCCGTGACGTGTCGCTGAGTGTCTCATCTGGCGAGTTCGTCACTGTGGTCGGCCCGTCAGGCTGCGGGAAGACAACACTGCTCAGGCTTGTCAGTGGACTGGAATCGCCAACGGACGGTGACATCA contains the following coding sequences:
- a CDS encoding ABC transporter permease; this encodes MGTAGFLAVWWAGGREVPSYLLPTPSEVAGALWTELVSGELLVHLSESLLHYVPGVAVGIVAGGLLGIGMGWSLVIDAALTPIVRVLRPIPPLAWIVFAIIWLGLGHTGAAFIVFIGAFWITFYNAYEGVENASNELIEVATTLGVDSNRRLLWRVVIPDALPGILTGVRTSVGQCWMMVIAAELFGAPGVGYEIITSANNLAMARSIAYMLVISVVFLLSDWGVRRVRAHLLDWQQ